A segment of the Agarivorans albus genome:
GTTGGAGTTGATTCCAACAACCGCTATGCACCCATTCTGGTCTAAAGACTTAGCGAGGTTCTCATGTCCAGTAACGCTGTAAATGGTTTTGGTTATTTTGGCAAAGTGCCAGCACGTGGTGACTTTATTCAAAGCCATTTACCGAGTGATTTTGTTGCCAGCTGGAGTGAATGGTTGCAGGCCGTTATCGCGGTAAGCCGTGAGCAGCAAGGCGAGCGTTGGTTAGATTGCTACCTAACCAGTCCTATTTGGCACTTTGCTCTCTCCGCTGGGGTATGTGGTGAGTCTGCCATTGCTGGCACCTTAATGCCGAGTGTTGACCAAGTAGGCCGACACTTTTACTTCACTATGGCCAAACCGATTAACCAAGTACCGGTTGATGTATGGCAGCAGCGTGAGTGGAGCGAGCTAAGTGAAGAAAAAGTATTAAAGCTGCTGGATGATGATACCGACGTAGTTCGCTGGGCAGAAAGCGTGGCAGAACTGGATTGGTTAGATGGCATCAAAGCCGCTAACCCATTGCTTAACCATGCTAAGCAGAGCGAGCAATTAGTGTTGCAAAGTGAGCAGGCGATTAGCGCTGAACATTTACTGCATCAGCAATTACGTAAGCGTTTAGATCGTTACTGCATCTGGTGGACTAACGGCTCTGAGCTAGTTCCTGAGTGCAGTTTGGTGAGCGAAAGTTTGCCATTAGTGAGCCAATTTTCAGCCATGTTAGATGGTCAATGGGAGCAATGGGGATGGTAGCTAGTCCAACTCTGATGGATGGATTTTTTGTTAGTTTTGCGCAAACCCATCCTGGCAAGGTTCGCCCTTACAACGAAGATGCAGTGCTTGATTTACGTGAAGAAGGCGTATGGGTAGTAGCCGACGGCATGGGTGGACATGCAGCGGGTGATGTTGCTAGCCAAATGGTGATTGATAGTGTGAAGCAGTGTGTTGAGCAAACCCCAGCAGCCAGCTTAAGCATCGATTGTTTACGTAAGGCCTTGTTGCAAGCTAACCAGCAAATCATCAATTTTTCGCAGCAACACCTCGATGGAAAAACCGCTGGCAGTACCGCTGTTTTACTGCATGTGCGCGATGGTTTTTATCATTGCTTGTGGGTGGGTGATAGCCGTATCTACTTGATGCGCCAAAATCATTTACAGCGTAAAACCCGCGATCATAGCCAAGTAATGGACATGGTGGAGCAGGGGTTAATCCCTGAGTCTGAAGCGGAAGATCATCCTCTTTCAAATGTTATTACTCGCGCCATTGGCGTAAGTGATGAACTCACCGTTGACCAAAATTCTGGTCAGCTATTGCCTGGCGACCAGTTTTTATTGTGCTCAGACGGTTTAACTAAAGAGCTTAACGACACCGATTTAGCCATGTGCATGCAAGCAAATAGCGTCTCTGATATTGGCTTGGCTTTAATGCATTCAGCACTGGTAAAAGGCGCTAGCGATAACGTGAGCTGTGTACTGGTTAAGGTGAGCCAAAGCGATGCTGATAGCGAAGAAGAGCATTGTGATGACACCGTGCCGGTGTTTTTTAATCGTCGTAATTCGGTGAGAGGCTAAGCGAATGTTTCAAGAATTGTCTGATATTGATTTTGAAAAACTTGCACAGCCTGTGTCAGAAGACTTACCAACCGGTGAAGACCCACGTTTAGATGCGTCACCTTTATCTACGTATTTTACCCTCAAAGATGTGCGTAATACGGCTCGCGCCGCGGAACGTAATGCTTTGGTGGATAACGAACCCTTACTTAGCTTTGCTAATGAGTGGGACCCGATTATCAATCAAGTACCTGAAGTACTGGTTGAAAGCTGTAAAGACTTAGAGTTAGCGGCTTGGTTAATCGAAGGTTTAGTGCGCCGCAAAGGCTTTAAAGGCTTACGCCAAGGCTTTGATATTGCCCGCACCTTAATTGAAAACCATTGGGAACATTTATATCCAAGCCCTGATGAAGATGGCTTAGTGACACGTGTTGCTCCGTTAGTTGGCCTAAACGGCTACGACGGCGAAGGCACTCTGTTAATGCCAATTGCCTGCGTGCCACTCACTGACCTAATCGAAGAGCAGCCGTATTCGCTGTGGGAGTTTGAACAAGCCAGTGAAGTTGAGCGTTTAGAAGAAACTAAGCGCAACCAGCGCCATGCTTCTGGCGCAGTAAAGCTTGAAGACATCACCCTCACAGTAAAAGCCACCAGTACCGCGTTTTTCACAGAATTACTGCAAGACATTGAAGCGGCTTCTCAAGCCTATTTGCAGTTATCTGCAGCAATGGATGAAGCGGTGGGTGAGCCACAACCTAGTTCGCACATAGTTAAGCGTTTAACCGATTGCATGGAGGCAGTGCGTTACTTGGCTGCCGACAAACTTAGCGCGGTTGAGCTTGAAACGGTAACTGAAGAAACACTAACAGAATCTGATGAACAGTCCGGTGAGGCAGTGCCAGAAGGACCCAGTAATCAACTAAGAAATCGCGCAGACGCGATCCAACAACTCGGCAAGATTGCTGAGTTCTTTAAGCAAACCGAGCCTCACTCGCCAATGGCTTATGCCATTGAACAAGTGGTTCGTTGGAGTGGAATGAGCTTGCCAGATCTATTGCAAGAACTGATTTCTGACAACGATGCTCGGACCGGTTATTTCCGATTGACTGGTATTTCATCGGAATCACAGGACTAACGTGGTGCTTAGCGCTCTGCGTGTTAATCAAGAACAAGGAGATTGATATGGACAGTATCCACGGCAAGTTGTCTCGGGTACGCAAGCCACGAGTTCACATCACTTATGATGTAGAAACTGAAGGGGCTGCAGTTAAAAAGGAACTACCTTTTGTAGTAGGTGTTATGGGCGACTTTGCGGGTGACAACACCGCAGCCTTAAAGCCACTAAAAGACCGTCGTTTTATCCAAATTGACCGTGATAACTTCGATGACGTACTTAAGCGCATGAATCCTAAACTGGAATTTAAAGTTGATAACAAGCTGGCTGATGATGATTCACAAATGTCAGTAGCGCTTGAGTTCAGCTCAATGAAAGATTTTGATCCAGCAGCGGTAGTTAACCAAGTTGAGCCATTACGTAAGTTAATGGACACCCGTAATAAACTACGTGACTTAATGACTAAGGTTGACCGCTCAGAAGATCTGGAAAACATCTTAGAAGAAGTGCTTAACAATACTGATTCTCTGCAGAAGCTAAAAGGTGAGCTTGAAAAAGAACCTAGTGCGGAGGGGTCAGAATGAGCGTAGAAAGCCAAACTACTCTAGATCCAAGTGTTGAAGAAGCACAAGGTTCAATTTTAGAACAAGCGATTGGTGCCACTAAGCAAACAGATAGTTCTCGTTCAGAAGAATTATTACGTACGCTTACCGATGAAGCGTTAAAAGGAACAGTGAGTTGGAACAAAAACTTAACTGTAACTTTTAGAGAAGCCATTGCTGGTATTGATGAGCTAATTTCTAAGCAGCTTGCTGAAGTGATGCACCACGAAAGCTTTCAAAAGCTAGAAGGCTCTTGGCGTGGTCTTAACTACTTGGTGATGAACTCTGAAACCAGCCAAACACTTAAGATCCGTGTGCTTAGCATGAGTAAAAAAGAGCTGCACAAAGATTTAAGTAAAGCGGTTGAGTTTGACCAAAGCCAGATCTTCAAAAAAGTGTACGAATCTGAATTTGGCACGCCAGGCGGCGAACCTTATGGTGCCTTGGTGGGCGATTACGAATTTACCAATCACCCAGAAGACATTGAATCGTTAAGCTTAATGTCGAACGTTGCTGCCGCTGGTTTTGCGCCGTTCTTATCAGCTTCTTCGCCA
Coding sequences within it:
- the tagF gene encoding type VI secretion system-associated protein TagF → MSSNAVNGFGYFGKVPARGDFIQSHLPSDFVASWSEWLQAVIAVSREQQGERWLDCYLTSPIWHFALSAGVCGESAIAGTLMPSVDQVGRHFYFTMAKPINQVPVDVWQQREWSELSEEKVLKLLDDDTDVVRWAESVAELDWLDGIKAANPLLNHAKQSEQLVLQSEQAISAEHLLHQQLRKRLDRYCIWWTNGSELVPECSLVSESLPLVSQFSAMLDGQWEQWGW
- a CDS encoding PP2C family protein-serine/threonine phosphatase; the encoded protein is MVASPTLMDGFFVSFAQTHPGKVRPYNEDAVLDLREEGVWVVADGMGGHAAGDVASQMVIDSVKQCVEQTPAASLSIDCLRKALLQANQQIINFSQQHLDGKTAGSTAVLLHVRDGFYHCLWVGDSRIYLMRQNHLQRKTRDHSQVMDMVEQGLIPESEAEDHPLSNVITRAIGVSDELTVDQNSGQLLPGDQFLLCSDGLTKELNDTDLAMCMQANSVSDIGLALMHSALVKGASDNVSCVLVKVSQSDADSEEEHCDDTVPVFFNRRNSVRG
- the tssA gene encoding type VI secretion system protein TssA; protein product: MFQELSDIDFEKLAQPVSEDLPTGEDPRLDASPLSTYFTLKDVRNTARAAERNALVDNEPLLSFANEWDPIINQVPEVLVESCKDLELAAWLIEGLVRRKGFKGLRQGFDIARTLIENHWEHLYPSPDEDGLVTRVAPLVGLNGYDGEGTLLMPIACVPLTDLIEEQPYSLWEFEQASEVERLEETKRNQRHASGAVKLEDITLTVKATSTAFFTELLQDIEAASQAYLQLSAAMDEAVGEPQPSSHIVKRLTDCMEAVRYLAADKLSAVELETVTEETLTESDEQSGEAVPEGPSNQLRNRADAIQQLGKIAEFFKQTEPHSPMAYAIEQVVRWSGMSLPDLLQELISDNDARTGYFRLTGISSESQD
- the tssB gene encoding type VI secretion system contractile sheath small subunit, with the protein product MDSIHGKLSRVRKPRVHITYDVETEGAAVKKELPFVVGVMGDFAGDNTAALKPLKDRRFIQIDRDNFDDVLKRMNPKLEFKVDNKLADDDSQMSVALEFSSMKDFDPAAVVNQVEPLRKLMDTRNKLRDLMTKVDRSEDLENILEEVLNNTDSLQKLKGELEKEPSAEGSE